The following proteins are encoded in a genomic region of Xanthomonas cassavae CFBP 4642:
- the fabF gene encoding beta-ketoacyl-ACP synthase II — protein sequence MSRRVVVTGMGMVSPLGNDLATSWDGIIHGRSGIGPITQIDASQFTTKIAGEIKDFDPTLFVSAKDVKKMDSFIHYGVGASFMALDDSGLDIDESNAERVGAILGSGIGGLLGIEEQTIKFHEGGARKISPFYVPSTIINMLPGQVSLIKGLKGPTFSAVSACATSNHSIGTAMRMIQHGDADVMLAGGAERGSSPSSVGGFCAMKAMSTRNDDPTGASRPWDKQRDGFVLGDGAGVLVLEEYEHAKARGARIYAELVGFGASSDAFHMTAPSEDGEGAARSMAAAMRDAKLNPEQIGYLNAHGTSTPLGDLAETLAMKRALGDHAYKTMVSSTKSMTGHLLGAAGGVEAIFSVMALHTGIIPPTINLEEPSEGCDLDYVPNVAREVQVDAVMSNGFGFGGTNGTLVFKRV from the coding sequence ATGAGTCGTCGTGTTGTCGTTACCGGCATGGGCATGGTGTCGCCGCTGGGCAATGATCTGGCCACCAGCTGGGATGGAATCATCCACGGGCGCTCAGGCATCGGCCCGATCACGCAGATCGATGCCTCGCAGTTCACCACCAAGATCGCCGGCGAGATTAAGGATTTCGATCCCACGCTTTTTGTGTCCGCCAAGGACGTCAAGAAGATGGATTCGTTCATCCACTACGGTGTCGGCGCCTCGTTCATGGCGCTGGACGATTCCGGCCTGGACATCGACGAAAGCAATGCCGAACGCGTGGGTGCCATTCTCGGCTCCGGCATCGGCGGGTTGCTCGGTATCGAAGAGCAGACCATCAAATTCCATGAGGGCGGCGCACGCAAGATTTCGCCGTTCTATGTGCCCAGCACCATCATCAACATGCTGCCGGGCCAGGTCAGCCTGATCAAGGGCCTGAAAGGCCCGACCTTCTCGGCCGTATCGGCCTGCGCCACCTCCAACCATTCGATCGGCACCGCGATGCGCATGATCCAGCACGGCGACGCCGACGTGATGCTGGCCGGCGGCGCCGAGCGCGGCTCCTCGCCGAGTTCGGTGGGCGGCTTCTGCGCGATGAAGGCCATGTCCACCCGCAACGACGACCCGACCGGCGCCTCGCGTCCGTGGGACAAGCAGCGCGATGGCTTCGTGCTGGGCGACGGTGCCGGCGTGCTGGTGCTGGAAGAGTACGAACACGCCAAGGCGCGTGGCGCGCGCATCTATGCAGAACTGGTCGGCTTCGGCGCCAGCTCCGACGCCTTCCACATGACCGCGCCCAGCGAAGACGGCGAGGGCGCGGCGCGCAGCATGGCCGCGGCGATGCGCGATGCCAAGCTCAACCCCGAGCAGATCGGCTACCTCAACGCGCACGGCACCTCCACGCCGCTGGGCGATCTGGCCGAAACCCTGGCGATGAAGCGCGCGCTGGGCGACCACGCCTACAAGACCATGGTCAGCTCGACCAAGTCGATGACCGGCCACCTGCTCGGCGCGGCCGGCGGCGTGGAAGCGATCTTCTCGGTGATGGCGCTGCATACCGGCATCATTCCGCCGACCATCAATCTGGAAGAGCCCAGCGAAGGCTGCGACCTGGATTACGTGCCGAACGTGGCGCGCGAGGTGCAGGTGGATGCGGTGATGTCCAACGGCTTCGGCTTCGGCGGCACCAACGGCACGCTGGTGTTCAAGCGCGTCTGA
- the acpP gene encoding acyl carrier protein, translating to MSTIEERVKKIVVEQLGVKEEEVTTSASFVDDLGADSLDTVELVMALEEEFECEIPDEEAEKITSVQQAIDYVKAHVKS from the coding sequence ATGAGCACCATCGAAGAACGCGTCAAGAAAATCGTCGTCGAACAACTCGGCGTCAAGGAAGAGGAAGTCACCACCAGCGCATCGTTCGTCGATGACCTGGGTGCCGACTCGCTGGACACCGTCGAGCTGGTGATGGCGCTGGAAGAAGAGTTCGAGTGCGAGATCCCGGACGAAGAGGCCGAGAAGATCACCTCGGTCCAGCAGGCGATCGACTACGTCAAGGCTCACGTCAAGAGCTGA